One genomic window of Osmia bicornis bicornis chromosome 5, iOsmBic2.1, whole genome shotgun sequence includes the following:
- the LOC114871098 gene encoding peptide transporter family 1 isoform X4, with the protein MNSARDFPSTESVVSILTLYLLDYLHYNKETTITIYHTFTMLAYFFPVIGAILADSLLGKFRTIFYLSIIYAIGQIIFTISATPVVYSLSPREFSIVGLLLIAIGTGGIKTCVVAFGGDQFVLPQQERYLSTFFSIFYFSINLGSLISSFLTPELRTISCFGDNNCYSLAFFVPTVLMLLSLVIFLLGKPLYKILEPKGNVIVNVSKCISHAIYKKMRTKGVKREHWLDCADDEYDRSFINDIKSAFQVMKLFLPIPIFWALFDQQGTRWTMQARRMNGAIGNFILQPDQMQVINPLLVLTFIPLFEVCIYPLMNKIGLRTPLRKLTIGGLLASLSFFASAIVELELEKTDPVLPSTGLAQLRLFNTLNCPVEMQIADESRFVLKSLEMWENKYIQVNSSTEELNYVADYSKCSGIGSLSKSVSGKITVKEATANSWVITPEGLSYSYKDSVQKLDSFEPAVRGLIYVNSPGKSVDIEFIKDGTVFFRLPINSTSFHVTEFLNIKVNTYDIRMNGIVKSNVQFRTGGVYTLVGYVNENESNLNVITVTEPNSMHILWLLPQYIIITMGEVMFSVTGLEFAFTQAPISMKSLLQATWLLTTAFGNLIVVIITVAGSSSFFSRMFYEFILFAGLMLVAIFIFAVMAYFYKYVEQPEEESVTEEIHMDTKNGAVNESYKDD; encoded by the exons CCATATTAACGCTGTATCTTTTGGATTACCTGCATTATAACAAGGAAACGACCATCACGATATATCACACTTTCACCATGTTGGCATACTTCTTCCCTGTGATTGGAGCGATACTGGCAGATTCATTGTTAGGAAAATTTCGCACCATCTTCTATTTGAGCATCATTTATGCCATAGGACAAATTATTTTCACCATAAGTGCAACACCTGTTGTTTACTCGTTATCGCCAAG AGAATTTTCAATCGTTGGTCTACTCCTTATAGCCATTGGAACAGGCGGTATAAAAACTTGCGTGGTTGCATTCGGTGGTGACCAATTCGTCTTGCCGCAACAGGAAAGATACCTGTCCACATTCTTCtccatcttttatttttctatcaatTTAGGATCTCTGATATCCAGCTTCCTCACGCCGGAGCTTCGAACCATTTCCTGTTTCGGTGATAACAACTGTTATTCCTTGGCATTTTTCGTTCCAACCGTTCTTATGCTGTTGTCCCTCG TGATATTTTTACTGGGTAAACctttatacaaaatattagAACCAAAAGGCAATGTGATAGTAAACGTTTCCAAATGTATTTCC CATGCCATTTACAAGAAGATGCGGACGAAAGGAGTGAAAAGGGAGCACTGGCTCGATTGCGCGGACGATGAATACGATCGGTCGTTCATAAACGACATTAAATCAGCTTTTCAAGTAATGAAGCTGTTTCTGCCAATACCAATATTTTGGGCACTGTTCGATCAGCAAGGTACTCGATGGACCATGCAAGCAAGAAGAATGAATGGTGCAATCGGAAATTTCATATTGCAACCAGACCAGATGCAAGTGATTAATCCTTTGTTGGTACTCACTTTCATCCCTTTGTTTGAAGTCTGTATTTATCCACTTATGAACAAAATTGGTCTTCGAACTCCGCTCAGAAAGCTTACTATTGGCGGTTTATTGGCTTCATTATCGTTCTTTGCGTCGGCTATCGTCGAACTTGAACTTGAG AAAACCGATCCTGTTCTGCCTTCGACTGGCTTAGCCCAATTACGACTGTTCAATACCCTTAATTGTCCTGTGGAAATGCAAATCGCCGATGAGTCTCGTTTCGTACTAAAAAGTCTTGAAATGTGGGAAAACAAGTACATCCAGGTGAATTCATCCACGGAAGAATTAAATTACGTAGCAGATTATTCGAAATGCTCCGGTATCGGAAGTTTAAGCAAAAGTGTGTCTG GCAAGATCACAGTAAAAGAAGCCACTGCAAACTCTTGGGTTATTACACCTGAAGGTTTATCGTACAGCTACAAAGATTCGGTGCAAAAATTAGATTCGTTTGAACCTGCTGTGCGAGGACTGATCTATGTGAATTCGCCGGGAAAATCTGTCGATATAGAATTTATAAAAGATGGCACGGTTTTCTTTCGTCTGCCCATAAATAGTACTTCATTTCACGTAACCGaatttctaaatataaaagtgaataccTATGATATTCGTATGAACGGTATAGTGAAAAGTAATGTACAGTTCAGAACTGGTGGAGTTTATACATTGGTTGGATATGTTAATGAAAACGAGTCGAATCTTAACGTTATAACCGTAACTGAACCAAATTCGATGCACATATTATGGTTACTACCGCagtatatcattattacgatggGCGAAGTTATGTTTTCAGTGACGGGATTGGAATttgccttcacccaggcacccATCAGTATGAAGTCTTTGTTACAAGCTACCTGGTTGCTCACAACTGCTTTCGGGAATCTAATTGTAGTTATTATAACTGTTGCTGGAAGCTCGTCGTTCTTCAGTCGAATG TTTTACGAGTTCATTCTGTTTGCTGGACTGATGTTGGTCGCTATATTCATTTTCGCTGTAATGGCATATTTCTATAAATACGTTGAACAACCTGAAGAAGAATCTGTTACCGAAGAGATTCATATGGATACGAAGAATGGAGCTGTCAATGAATCTTACAAAGACGATTAA
- the LOC114871098 gene encoding peptide transporter family 1 isoform X2, with the protein MRVTWRKIKRNSSIQRRYFSSSAMNSARDFPSTESVVSILTLYLLDYLHYNKETTITIYHTFTMLAYFFPVIGAILADSLLGKFRTIFYLSIIYAIGQIIFTISATPVVYSLSPREFSIVGLLLIAIGTGGIKTCVVAFGGDQFVLPQQERYLSTFFSIFYFSINLGSLISSFLTPELRTISCFGDNNCYSLAFFVPTVLMLLSLVIFLLGKPLYKILEPKGNVIVNVSKCISHAIYKKMRTKGVKREHWLDCADDEYDRSFINDIKSAFQVMKLFLPIPIFWALFDQQGTRWTMQARRMNGAIGNFILQPDQMQVINPLLVLTFIPLFEVCIYPLMNKIGLRTPLRKLTIGGLLASLSFFASAIVELELEKTDPVLPSTGLAQLRLFNTLNCPVEMQIADESRFVLKSLEMWENKYIQVNSSTEELNYVADYSKCSGIGSLSKSVSGKITVKEATANSWVITPEGLSYSYKDSVQKLDSFEPAVRGLIYVNSPGKSVDIEFIKDGTVFFRLPINSTSFHVTEFLNIKVNTYDIRMNGIVKSNVQFRTGGVYTLVGYVNENESNLNVITVTEPNSMHILWLLPQYIIITMGEVMFSVTGLEFAFTQAPISMKSLLQATWLLTTAFGNLIVVIITVAGSSSFFSRMFYEFILFAGLMLVAIFIFAVMAYFYKYVEQPEEESVTEEIHMDTKNGAVNESYKDD; encoded by the exons CCATATTAACGCTGTATCTTTTGGATTACCTGCATTATAACAAGGAAACGACCATCACGATATATCACACTTTCACCATGTTGGCATACTTCTTCCCTGTGATTGGAGCGATACTGGCAGATTCATTGTTAGGAAAATTTCGCACCATCTTCTATTTGAGCATCATTTATGCCATAGGACAAATTATTTTCACCATAAGTGCAACACCTGTTGTTTACTCGTTATCGCCAAG AGAATTTTCAATCGTTGGTCTACTCCTTATAGCCATTGGAACAGGCGGTATAAAAACTTGCGTGGTTGCATTCGGTGGTGACCAATTCGTCTTGCCGCAACAGGAAAGATACCTGTCCACATTCTTCtccatcttttatttttctatcaatTTAGGATCTCTGATATCCAGCTTCCTCACGCCGGAGCTTCGAACCATTTCCTGTTTCGGTGATAACAACTGTTATTCCTTGGCATTTTTCGTTCCAACCGTTCTTATGCTGTTGTCCCTCG TGATATTTTTACTGGGTAAACctttatacaaaatattagAACCAAAAGGCAATGTGATAGTAAACGTTTCCAAATGTATTTCC CATGCCATTTACAAGAAGATGCGGACGAAAGGAGTGAAAAGGGAGCACTGGCTCGATTGCGCGGACGATGAATACGATCGGTCGTTCATAAACGACATTAAATCAGCTTTTCAAGTAATGAAGCTGTTTCTGCCAATACCAATATTTTGGGCACTGTTCGATCAGCAAGGTACTCGATGGACCATGCAAGCAAGAAGAATGAATGGTGCAATCGGAAATTTCATATTGCAACCAGACCAGATGCAAGTGATTAATCCTTTGTTGGTACTCACTTTCATCCCTTTGTTTGAAGTCTGTATTTATCCACTTATGAACAAAATTGGTCTTCGAACTCCGCTCAGAAAGCTTACTATTGGCGGTTTATTGGCTTCATTATCGTTCTTTGCGTCGGCTATCGTCGAACTTGAACTTGAG AAAACCGATCCTGTTCTGCCTTCGACTGGCTTAGCCCAATTACGACTGTTCAATACCCTTAATTGTCCTGTGGAAATGCAAATCGCCGATGAGTCTCGTTTCGTACTAAAAAGTCTTGAAATGTGGGAAAACAAGTACATCCAGGTGAATTCATCCACGGAAGAATTAAATTACGTAGCAGATTATTCGAAATGCTCCGGTATCGGAAGTTTAAGCAAAAGTGTGTCTG GCAAGATCACAGTAAAAGAAGCCACTGCAAACTCTTGGGTTATTACACCTGAAGGTTTATCGTACAGCTACAAAGATTCGGTGCAAAAATTAGATTCGTTTGAACCTGCTGTGCGAGGACTGATCTATGTGAATTCGCCGGGAAAATCTGTCGATATAGAATTTATAAAAGATGGCACGGTTTTCTTTCGTCTGCCCATAAATAGTACTTCATTTCACGTAACCGaatttctaaatataaaagtgaataccTATGATATTCGTATGAACGGTATAGTGAAAAGTAATGTACAGTTCAGAACTGGTGGAGTTTATACATTGGTTGGATATGTTAATGAAAACGAGTCGAATCTTAACGTTATAACCGTAACTGAACCAAATTCGATGCACATATTATGGTTACTACCGCagtatatcattattacgatggGCGAAGTTATGTTTTCAGTGACGGGATTGGAATttgccttcacccaggcacccATCAGTATGAAGTCTTTGTTACAAGCTACCTGGTTGCTCACAACTGCTTTCGGGAATCTAATTGTAGTTATTATAACTGTTGCTGGAAGCTCGTCGTTCTTCAGTCGAATG TTTTACGAGTTCATTCTGTTTGCTGGACTGATGTTGGTCGCTATATTCATTTTCGCTGTAATGGCATATTTCTATAAATACGTTGAACAACCTGAAGAAGAATCTGTTACCGAAGAGATTCATATGGATACGAAGAATGGAGCTGTCAATGAATCTTACAAAGACGATTAA
- the LOC114871098 gene encoding peptide transporter family 1 isoform X1, giving the protein MDERKASINEIRDHPDNESDMEKNQKKLKYPKAVFFIISNEFCERFSFYGIRTILTLYLLDYLHYNKETTITIYHTFTMLAYFFPVIGAILADSLLGKFRTIFYLSIIYAIGQIIFTISATPVVYSLSPREFSIVGLLLIAIGTGGIKTCVVAFGGDQFVLPQQERYLSTFFSIFYFSINLGSLISSFLTPELRTISCFGDNNCYSLAFFVPTVLMLLSLVIFLLGKPLYKILEPKGNVIVNVSKCISHAIYKKMRTKGVKREHWLDCADDEYDRSFINDIKSAFQVMKLFLPIPIFWALFDQQGTRWTMQARRMNGAIGNFILQPDQMQVINPLLVLTFIPLFEVCIYPLMNKIGLRTPLRKLTIGGLLASLSFFASAIVELELEKTDPVLPSTGLAQLRLFNTLNCPVEMQIADESRFVLKSLEMWENKYIQVNSSTEELNYVADYSKCSGIGSLSKSVSGKITVKEATANSWVITPEGLSYSYKDSVQKLDSFEPAVRGLIYVNSPGKSVDIEFIKDGTVFFRLPINSTSFHVTEFLNIKVNTYDIRMNGIVKSNVQFRTGGVYTLVGYVNENESNLNVITVTEPNSMHILWLLPQYIIITMGEVMFSVTGLEFAFTQAPISMKSLLQATWLLTTAFGNLIVVIITVAGSSSFFSRMFYEFILFAGLMLVAIFIFAVMAYFYKYVEQPEEESVTEEIHMDTKNGAVNESYKDD; this is encoded by the exons CCATATTAACGCTGTATCTTTTGGATTACCTGCATTATAACAAGGAAACGACCATCACGATATATCACACTTTCACCATGTTGGCATACTTCTTCCCTGTGATTGGAGCGATACTGGCAGATTCATTGTTAGGAAAATTTCGCACCATCTTCTATTTGAGCATCATTTATGCCATAGGACAAATTATTTTCACCATAAGTGCAACACCTGTTGTTTACTCGTTATCGCCAAG AGAATTTTCAATCGTTGGTCTACTCCTTATAGCCATTGGAACAGGCGGTATAAAAACTTGCGTGGTTGCATTCGGTGGTGACCAATTCGTCTTGCCGCAACAGGAAAGATACCTGTCCACATTCTTCtccatcttttatttttctatcaatTTAGGATCTCTGATATCCAGCTTCCTCACGCCGGAGCTTCGAACCATTTCCTGTTTCGGTGATAACAACTGTTATTCCTTGGCATTTTTCGTTCCAACCGTTCTTATGCTGTTGTCCCTCG TGATATTTTTACTGGGTAAACctttatacaaaatattagAACCAAAAGGCAATGTGATAGTAAACGTTTCCAAATGTATTTCC CATGCCATTTACAAGAAGATGCGGACGAAAGGAGTGAAAAGGGAGCACTGGCTCGATTGCGCGGACGATGAATACGATCGGTCGTTCATAAACGACATTAAATCAGCTTTTCAAGTAATGAAGCTGTTTCTGCCAATACCAATATTTTGGGCACTGTTCGATCAGCAAGGTACTCGATGGACCATGCAAGCAAGAAGAATGAATGGTGCAATCGGAAATTTCATATTGCAACCAGACCAGATGCAAGTGATTAATCCTTTGTTGGTACTCACTTTCATCCCTTTGTTTGAAGTCTGTATTTATCCACTTATGAACAAAATTGGTCTTCGAACTCCGCTCAGAAAGCTTACTATTGGCGGTTTATTGGCTTCATTATCGTTCTTTGCGTCGGCTATCGTCGAACTTGAACTTGAG AAAACCGATCCTGTTCTGCCTTCGACTGGCTTAGCCCAATTACGACTGTTCAATACCCTTAATTGTCCTGTGGAAATGCAAATCGCCGATGAGTCTCGTTTCGTACTAAAAAGTCTTGAAATGTGGGAAAACAAGTACATCCAGGTGAATTCATCCACGGAAGAATTAAATTACGTAGCAGATTATTCGAAATGCTCCGGTATCGGAAGTTTAAGCAAAAGTGTGTCTG GCAAGATCACAGTAAAAGAAGCCACTGCAAACTCTTGGGTTATTACACCTGAAGGTTTATCGTACAGCTACAAAGATTCGGTGCAAAAATTAGATTCGTTTGAACCTGCTGTGCGAGGACTGATCTATGTGAATTCGCCGGGAAAATCTGTCGATATAGAATTTATAAAAGATGGCACGGTTTTCTTTCGTCTGCCCATAAATAGTACTTCATTTCACGTAACCGaatttctaaatataaaagtgaataccTATGATATTCGTATGAACGGTATAGTGAAAAGTAATGTACAGTTCAGAACTGGTGGAGTTTATACATTGGTTGGATATGTTAATGAAAACGAGTCGAATCTTAACGTTATAACCGTAACTGAACCAAATTCGATGCACATATTATGGTTACTACCGCagtatatcattattacgatggGCGAAGTTATGTTTTCAGTGACGGGATTGGAATttgccttcacccaggcacccATCAGTATGAAGTCTTTGTTACAAGCTACCTGGTTGCTCACAACTGCTTTCGGGAATCTAATTGTAGTTATTATAACTGTTGCTGGAAGCTCGTCGTTCTTCAGTCGAATG TTTTACGAGTTCATTCTGTTTGCTGGACTGATGTTGGTCGCTATATTCATTTTCGCTGTAATGGCATATTTCTATAAATACGTTGAACAACCTGAAGAAGAATCTGTTACCGAAGAGATTCATATGGATACGAAGAATGGAGCTGTCAATGAATCTTACAAAGACGATTAA
- the LOC114871098 gene encoding peptide transporter family 1 isoform X3, which produces MIEGNTEREKLKYPKAVFFIISNEFCERFSFYGIRTILTLYLLDYLHYNKETTITIYHTFTMLAYFFPVIGAILADSLLGKFRTIFYLSIIYAIGQIIFTISATPVVYSLSPREFSIVGLLLIAIGTGGIKTCVVAFGGDQFVLPQQERYLSTFFSIFYFSINLGSLISSFLTPELRTISCFGDNNCYSLAFFVPTVLMLLSLVIFLLGKPLYKILEPKGNVIVNVSKCISHAIYKKMRTKGVKREHWLDCADDEYDRSFINDIKSAFQVMKLFLPIPIFWALFDQQGTRWTMQARRMNGAIGNFILQPDQMQVINPLLVLTFIPLFEVCIYPLMNKIGLRTPLRKLTIGGLLASLSFFASAIVELELEKTDPVLPSTGLAQLRLFNTLNCPVEMQIADESRFVLKSLEMWENKYIQVNSSTEELNYVADYSKCSGIGSLSKSVSGKITVKEATANSWVITPEGLSYSYKDSVQKLDSFEPAVRGLIYVNSPGKSVDIEFIKDGTVFFRLPINSTSFHVTEFLNIKVNTYDIRMNGIVKSNVQFRTGGVYTLVGYVNENESNLNVITVTEPNSMHILWLLPQYIIITMGEVMFSVTGLEFAFTQAPISMKSLLQATWLLTTAFGNLIVVIITVAGSSSFFSRMFYEFILFAGLMLVAIFIFAVMAYFYKYVEQPEEESVTEEIHMDTKNGAVNESYKDD; this is translated from the exons CCATATTAACGCTGTATCTTTTGGATTACCTGCATTATAACAAGGAAACGACCATCACGATATATCACACTTTCACCATGTTGGCATACTTCTTCCCTGTGATTGGAGCGATACTGGCAGATTCATTGTTAGGAAAATTTCGCACCATCTTCTATTTGAGCATCATTTATGCCATAGGACAAATTATTTTCACCATAAGTGCAACACCTGTTGTTTACTCGTTATCGCCAAG AGAATTTTCAATCGTTGGTCTACTCCTTATAGCCATTGGAACAGGCGGTATAAAAACTTGCGTGGTTGCATTCGGTGGTGACCAATTCGTCTTGCCGCAACAGGAAAGATACCTGTCCACATTCTTCtccatcttttatttttctatcaatTTAGGATCTCTGATATCCAGCTTCCTCACGCCGGAGCTTCGAACCATTTCCTGTTTCGGTGATAACAACTGTTATTCCTTGGCATTTTTCGTTCCAACCGTTCTTATGCTGTTGTCCCTCG TGATATTTTTACTGGGTAAACctttatacaaaatattagAACCAAAAGGCAATGTGATAGTAAACGTTTCCAAATGTATTTCC CATGCCATTTACAAGAAGATGCGGACGAAAGGAGTGAAAAGGGAGCACTGGCTCGATTGCGCGGACGATGAATACGATCGGTCGTTCATAAACGACATTAAATCAGCTTTTCAAGTAATGAAGCTGTTTCTGCCAATACCAATATTTTGGGCACTGTTCGATCAGCAAGGTACTCGATGGACCATGCAAGCAAGAAGAATGAATGGTGCAATCGGAAATTTCATATTGCAACCAGACCAGATGCAAGTGATTAATCCTTTGTTGGTACTCACTTTCATCCCTTTGTTTGAAGTCTGTATTTATCCACTTATGAACAAAATTGGTCTTCGAACTCCGCTCAGAAAGCTTACTATTGGCGGTTTATTGGCTTCATTATCGTTCTTTGCGTCGGCTATCGTCGAACTTGAACTTGAG AAAACCGATCCTGTTCTGCCTTCGACTGGCTTAGCCCAATTACGACTGTTCAATACCCTTAATTGTCCTGTGGAAATGCAAATCGCCGATGAGTCTCGTTTCGTACTAAAAAGTCTTGAAATGTGGGAAAACAAGTACATCCAGGTGAATTCATCCACGGAAGAATTAAATTACGTAGCAGATTATTCGAAATGCTCCGGTATCGGAAGTTTAAGCAAAAGTGTGTCTG GCAAGATCACAGTAAAAGAAGCCACTGCAAACTCTTGGGTTATTACACCTGAAGGTTTATCGTACAGCTACAAAGATTCGGTGCAAAAATTAGATTCGTTTGAACCTGCTGTGCGAGGACTGATCTATGTGAATTCGCCGGGAAAATCTGTCGATATAGAATTTATAAAAGATGGCACGGTTTTCTTTCGTCTGCCCATAAATAGTACTTCATTTCACGTAACCGaatttctaaatataaaagtgaataccTATGATATTCGTATGAACGGTATAGTGAAAAGTAATGTACAGTTCAGAACTGGTGGAGTTTATACATTGGTTGGATATGTTAATGAAAACGAGTCGAATCTTAACGTTATAACCGTAACTGAACCAAATTCGATGCACATATTATGGTTACTACCGCagtatatcattattacgatggGCGAAGTTATGTTTTCAGTGACGGGATTGGAATttgccttcacccaggcacccATCAGTATGAAGTCTTTGTTACAAGCTACCTGGTTGCTCACAACTGCTTTCGGGAATCTAATTGTAGTTATTATAACTGTTGCTGGAAGCTCGTCGTTCTTCAGTCGAATG TTTTACGAGTTCATTCTGTTTGCTGGACTGATGTTGGTCGCTATATTCATTTTCGCTGTAATGGCATATTTCTATAAATACGTTGAACAACCTGAAGAAGAATCTGTTACCGAAGAGATTCATATGGATACGAAGAATGGAGCTGTCAATGAATCTTACAAAGACGATTAA
- the LOC114871098 gene encoding peptide transporter family 1 isoform X5 produces the protein MLAYFFPVIGAILADSLLGKFRTIFYLSIIYAIGQIIFTISATPVVYSLSPREFSIVGLLLIAIGTGGIKTCVVAFGGDQFVLPQQERYLSTFFSIFYFSINLGSLISSFLTPELRTISCFGDNNCYSLAFFVPTVLMLLSLVIFLLGKPLYKILEPKGNVIVNVSKCISHAIYKKMRTKGVKREHWLDCADDEYDRSFINDIKSAFQVMKLFLPIPIFWALFDQQGTRWTMQARRMNGAIGNFILQPDQMQVINPLLVLTFIPLFEVCIYPLMNKIGLRTPLRKLTIGGLLASLSFFASAIVELELEKTDPVLPSTGLAQLRLFNTLNCPVEMQIADESRFVLKSLEMWENKYIQVNSSTEELNYVADYSKCSGIGSLSKSVSGKITVKEATANSWVITPEGLSYSYKDSVQKLDSFEPAVRGLIYVNSPGKSVDIEFIKDGTVFFRLPINSTSFHVTEFLNIKVNTYDIRMNGIVKSNVQFRTGGVYTLVGYVNENESNLNVITVTEPNSMHILWLLPQYIIITMGEVMFSVTGLEFAFTQAPISMKSLLQATWLLTTAFGNLIVVIITVAGSSSFFSRMFYEFILFAGLMLVAIFIFAVMAYFYKYVEQPEEESVTEEIHMDTKNGAVNESYKDD, from the exons ATGTTGGCATACTTCTTCCCTGTGATTGGAGCGATACTGGCAGATTCATTGTTAGGAAAATTTCGCACCATCTTCTATTTGAGCATCATTTATGCCATAGGACAAATTATTTTCACCATAAGTGCAACACCTGTTGTTTACTCGTTATCGCCAAG AGAATTTTCAATCGTTGGTCTACTCCTTATAGCCATTGGAACAGGCGGTATAAAAACTTGCGTGGTTGCATTCGGTGGTGACCAATTCGTCTTGCCGCAACAGGAAAGATACCTGTCCACATTCTTCtccatcttttatttttctatcaatTTAGGATCTCTGATATCCAGCTTCCTCACGCCGGAGCTTCGAACCATTTCCTGTTTCGGTGATAACAACTGTTATTCCTTGGCATTTTTCGTTCCAACCGTTCTTATGCTGTTGTCCCTCG TGATATTTTTACTGGGTAAACctttatacaaaatattagAACCAAAAGGCAATGTGATAGTAAACGTTTCCAAATGTATTTCC CATGCCATTTACAAGAAGATGCGGACGAAAGGAGTGAAAAGGGAGCACTGGCTCGATTGCGCGGACGATGAATACGATCGGTCGTTCATAAACGACATTAAATCAGCTTTTCAAGTAATGAAGCTGTTTCTGCCAATACCAATATTTTGGGCACTGTTCGATCAGCAAGGTACTCGATGGACCATGCAAGCAAGAAGAATGAATGGTGCAATCGGAAATTTCATATTGCAACCAGACCAGATGCAAGTGATTAATCCTTTGTTGGTACTCACTTTCATCCCTTTGTTTGAAGTCTGTATTTATCCACTTATGAACAAAATTGGTCTTCGAACTCCGCTCAGAAAGCTTACTATTGGCGGTTTATTGGCTTCATTATCGTTCTTTGCGTCGGCTATCGTCGAACTTGAACTTGAG AAAACCGATCCTGTTCTGCCTTCGACTGGCTTAGCCCAATTACGACTGTTCAATACCCTTAATTGTCCTGTGGAAATGCAAATCGCCGATGAGTCTCGTTTCGTACTAAAAAGTCTTGAAATGTGGGAAAACAAGTACATCCAGGTGAATTCATCCACGGAAGAATTAAATTACGTAGCAGATTATTCGAAATGCTCCGGTATCGGAAGTTTAAGCAAAAGTGTGTCTG GCAAGATCACAGTAAAAGAAGCCACTGCAAACTCTTGGGTTATTACACCTGAAGGTTTATCGTACAGCTACAAAGATTCGGTGCAAAAATTAGATTCGTTTGAACCTGCTGTGCGAGGACTGATCTATGTGAATTCGCCGGGAAAATCTGTCGATATAGAATTTATAAAAGATGGCACGGTTTTCTTTCGTCTGCCCATAAATAGTACTTCATTTCACGTAACCGaatttctaaatataaaagtgaataccTATGATATTCGTATGAACGGTATAGTGAAAAGTAATGTACAGTTCAGAACTGGTGGAGTTTATACATTGGTTGGATATGTTAATGAAAACGAGTCGAATCTTAACGTTATAACCGTAACTGAACCAAATTCGATGCACATATTATGGTTACTACCGCagtatatcattattacgatggGCGAAGTTATGTTTTCAGTGACGGGATTGGAATttgccttcacccaggcacccATCAGTATGAAGTCTTTGTTACAAGCTACCTGGTTGCTCACAACTGCTTTCGGGAATCTAATTGTAGTTATTATAACTGTTGCTGGAAGCTCGTCGTTCTTCAGTCGAATG TTTTACGAGTTCATTCTGTTTGCTGGACTGATGTTGGTCGCTATATTCATTTTCGCTGTAATGGCATATTTCTATAAATACGTTGAACAACCTGAAGAAGAATCTGTTACCGAAGAGATTCATATGGATACGAAGAATGGAGCTGTCAATGAATCTTACAAAGACGATTAA